The genomic interval CAAATTGAACAAAGATTTTACTTTTCCGGAAACTACACAGCAAAAAACACGGCAACATTAAAAGTCATCCAAACGTACTTTATAGCAGACTCTCATATTTGATCGTTCCCACGTGCCCGCGTGGGAGCACCTTTACGGGCACTTGCCTCCCTTATCAGGGCCCAACCGCCAACTCACCCCTCCCCCACTGTGATCTCTTAATCGATGGGCTCTATACTTATGAAGTATAACTCCTGCAAAGTCTCAGCCTTGTTTCAAGGCTGCAGGCCATGAGTTCGCTACTGGGTGCGCTCATACGTCTCCCCCGCAAAGCTGGTGCTGCCCGACATCAGCACCGAAGACTTCGATCCCACACCGCTGGGCCACAGTCTGGAACAGTTGCAGCAGTGCCTGCATGCCCGCAGCGCCAGCGGCGAGTGGTTCACGGGTATCGATGCCACGCTCTGGAGCTGGCGCGCGGCGGGAGTCGGGCGCTGGGTGGCGCCGCTCGCCTGGCGGCCGCTGAGGCCCTTGTTTCTGCTGGCCTACAAGCTGTTCAGCCTGGCCCGACCGCACCTCGCCTGGCTGCCGCACCCCGACGGCAGCCGGCGCTGCAGGGATGTCTGCCCGAGCGACGAGCGCGGCCGGCATTGAGCGCGCTTCCAGGGACCGCACCTCCGGGCTTTGCGACGAAGGCCCCGCTGACAGGCCTCGTTGCGCTGGATCGCCCAATCCTCGAGGCCTACCTTGTAATGACGATTGCGCCATTTGAACGCCAGGTTATCCCGTGGTATGGCAATGCAGTGGTTTGGCACGATCAGTGAGGAAGTTTTCGAAGAGTTCGCTTTCGAGCGGACTCATCACAAGTTCTGAGCTGTTCGGAGAGCGATCCATGCACCCACTCGCCATCGACGAAACCAGCCCCGCCATCGAGGTAGACCCTCGCTGCCTGTATCACCCCAGCGACATCGAGATCACGCCGAGCGCCCGCTATCGCTTTGCAGCCAGCGGCAAATGGAAAGACAGCTGGATCACCTGCGGCCCGGACGGCTGGTGGGGCTGGCTGCTGCAGAAGAGGAATCGCCTGCCCGGGCGGCGGGTGTTCCTGCTTTGCGGCGTCGTGGGAAAGGACGAAAAACACGCGTTCCCCATCGGCTCGGCGTGCGAGTGGAACGCCCCGCCCGAAGTCGCCGAATGGTCTGACCGCCAGCTCTACCTCTTCGCCAACGACTGGCCGGACAAGTACGGCAACAACCATCCCCTTGAACCAGACAAGGGCGGGCCGCTTCGCGTGGTCATTACCCGGCTCGCCTGATCCATTTCCGATGTTCGCTGTCCGGCGTCCTTGATCGGAGGGCGGTAACGCACGGACGACGAACTCAGAACAGCGGAATGATCCCGGCCCCGCCCTGCAGGATCGGACGCAGCAGAATTTTGTAGCTGTCGGCATCGAAAGGCAGCGGCTGCCCGGTGGGCGCCTGGCGGGCCTCCTGCAGGCTGGCGTAGGTGCCGAGGAAATGCCACTGGTCGACCACGTGGTAGTCCTCCAGCCCCTCGCTGCGCTCGTGTAGGGCGACCGGCCCCGGGTACGGCCAGCAGAAGACCTCCCGCTCGGCCAGGACGGCGAGCAGCCGGGCGGTATGCGCCTCGCGGCTTTCGCGGCCGACGCAGGCCCCGGCGCATCTGCCGATCTGCGTGCGGAAACAGGCGCGACCGGGGATATGCCTTTCGAGGCCCAGCAGTCCCAGGCACAGCAGATGCCGGTCGGCGATGACCAGGAGCTGCTCGGTAGCCACGCGCCGGTTTCTGAACAGGCCGTACAGGGGCTGCCCGCGGCCGGGCGATACGGCCTCGACGATCTCGGGCTTTCCGTCCGCCAGGCGGATCGAGCAGAGCCTGCGCTGGCGGCGCAGGCGCTTGTTGTAGAGCGGCTGCCGCTCCTTGATCAGGCGCGACTCCAAAAGCAGGGCACCGATCTCGCCGGCCGTGCGGATGTGCTCGATACGCCGTGCCTGGCGCAGCAGGCGGGCTTCCTCGGGCGTGCGCAGGTGGGCGAGCAGGCGGGCGCGAATGTCCACGCTCTTGCCGATATAGAGCGGCAGGCTGTCGCTATCGCCATAGAACAGATAGACGCCGGGCGCTTTCGGCATGGCGGCGATCGGCTCCCGCAGATGCTCGGGGTATTCGTAGAGGTCGGTGGGAGGACGAAGAAGGCGTTTGGCTGGCAGCATGCTGCGTTTTATAGCGGGACGGGCGAGACGACGCCATGGGCAGCCTCCGAACGGCAAGGCGGACGAAGACGGACCGCCCCGGACATGCGTTGGCCGAAGGGCTTTGCTTTTGGGACATGGGCACGGCTGAATGAAAAATAGTTTCCAACAGAAAAATAATGGAAAAATTATCCATTAACCTGGACAAAGACCTCGAACGTATCGCCCTTCAGGAAGCCCGTCTCCAGTTTCGCAGCTTCGATGCCCATAGCGCCTGGGCTCTCGGCTCGCGCCTGTGCCCCCTCGCCGAGCAACGGCATCAGGCCATCATCGTCGAAATCCAGGTCGGCGGAAATCCGCTGTTCCTCTGCACCATGCCGGGCACGGCGCCGAACAACCTCGACTGGGCCCGGCGCAAGCGGAATGTGGTCACGCTCATGCAGCGCAGTTCGTACGCCGTCGGCCTGCAGTTGCAGAAGGATGGCACGACCCTGAGCGAGCAGGCCGGGCGTGACTATGCTGCGCACGGCGGCTGCTTTCCGATCCTGCTGCGGGGAACCGGCTGTATCGGAACCATCGCGGTTTCGGGGCTTCCGCAGCGCGACGATCATGAGCTGATCGTAGAAATCCTGGCCGAGATGCTGGAGGAGCGGCTCGAAGAGCTGGCTCTCGATGCCGCGACCTGATGCGTCGATGTGATCGTGCCCACACCGAAGCCTGAGCGCCTCCAGCACTCAGGCCCGGTACGGGATGCCGCCGATCAGTGCGAGGAGCACTTGTCCGTCTTGAGGCAGCTGTTGATGGCCTCGGGCACCGGCATGGCCACATTCAACAGCGCATTCAGGCGCGGGATGTCGAAGCCGCAGACCAGAGTCTCGCCCACTTCCAGCAGGGGCCGTTTGATCAGCAGCGGTTCGGCGAGCATCTTCTCGATCAGCTCGTCCCGGCTCAGGGCGGCGACATCCACCTCGCCGGATTTGATCTTCGGCGCCGCGGTATTGACCATGGCGTCCTTTTCCAGTCCGGCGAAGAAGGGTTCCAGACGCTCGCGGGTCCAGGGCGTGCTCAGCAGGTCCCGGACCTCCAGCTCGACGCCGTGCTCCTGAAGCAGGGTCTTCTGCCGGCGATTCCCGCCACAGCCGGGTTTTTCGTAGAAGATGACGGTTTTTACAGCAGCTTGCGCAGTCATGGTGATCCTTCGGGCAATCGGGCGGATGAATGCCCGGATCTTAACCAAGGTCACGTGCGAGGTCAGCCGGGCCTCGCCCTTCCGACTGCGACACTGCGCCGCGGCGGAAGGCGCGGCCCCCGGCCGGCCCGGGTCTCAGCCGAGCGCCGTGTCGAGGAACATCATCACCGCGAAACCGGCCATCAGGCCCAGCGTCGCCGGGGTCTGGTGACCGTTGCGGTGGGTCTCCGGGATGATCTCGTGGGACACCACGAAGACCATGGCACCGGCGGCCAGCCCCATGCCGACCGGATAGGCCAGGGCGAAGCCGCTGGAGATGCCGATGCCGACCAGGGCGCCGAGGGGCTCCATCAGGCCGCTGGCCAGACCCACCAGGACCGAACCGGTCATCGGCAATCCGGTGGCGCGCAGGGCCATGGCCACGGCCAGGCCCTCGGGGATGTCCTGGATGGCGATGGCGCTGGCCAGCGGGATGCCCACGCCGAGATCGCCGCCGGCGAAGCTGACGCCGATGGCCATGCCCTCCGGCAGGTTGTGCAGGGTGATGGCCAGCACGAACAGCCAGACCCGGCCGATGCGCTCGCTGTCCGGGCCGCAGGGGCCGGTGCCGGCATGCGAATGCGGGGTGAAGCGGTCGAGCCCGAGCATCAGCAGCACCCCGAGCGCCAGTCCGGAGACCACGCTGGCGGCGGCCTGCAGACCGCTGCCGGTGATTTCCCGGGCCGCCTCCAGGCCGGGCAGGATCAGCGAGAAGGAGCTGGCGGCGAGCATCATGCCGGCGCCGAAGCCGAGCATGATGTCCTGGATGCGCACGCTGATCCGCCGCAGGGCGACGGCGGCAAAGGCACCGAGGCCGGTGGCGGCGAAACCGGCTCCGCCGCCGTACAGCGCGTAGCGCAGGTTCTCCGGATGGGTGCCGGTGAAGGCGTTGTACAGGCTGCTGCCGAGCAGCATCAGAACGATCAGCAGGGCAAGCGCCAGACCGGAGGCGATCACCGGGCTGGCCTCGATCTGCGCCAGCAGGGCCATGCGGAAGCTCGAGGCCGAAGTGGCCAGGGTGTTGCTGCTTATGCCGTCACTCATGGTCGCGGTTCCAGTGTCAGCGGCCGGGCTGCGCCGGCGTGGAAGCAGGAAACGCCCGAATCGCTACCCGGGCAAGGTAGCGACCGGGATGGCCTGTCGGATGGCGGGAAGGAGGATTTTCCGCCATCAGGCCTTTTGGACCACAGGGAACGGGCGCTCGTGCCCTTTTTCTAACCCTGCAGGTACAACGAACTTCGGAGAGCAACATGGCCATGACTTCGCCCCCTTCCTCCAGCGAACCGACCCGGGCCGCCGTCGAGGCCCTGCGCGAGCCGACCGTCCTCGAGTTCGGCGCCGCCTGGTGCGGCCACTGCCAGGCGGCGCAACCCCTGATCGCCAAGGCCTTCGCCAGCCATCCGAAGGTCGGCCACATCAAGATCGAGGACGGCAAGGGCCGCCCGCTCGGACGTTCCTACCGGGTCACCCTGTGGCCGACCCTGATCTTCCTCGACCGGGGCCAGGAAGTCGCACGGCTGGTCCGTCCCGACGACGCGCAGGCCATCGAGCGCGCCCT from Azotobacter salinestris carries:
- a CDS encoding ArsC/Spx/MgsR family protein is translated as MTAQAAVKTVIFYEKPGCGGNRRQKTLLQEHGVELEVRDLLSTPWTRERLEPFFAGLEKDAMVNTAAPKIKSGEVDVAALSRDELIEKMLAEPLLIKRPLLEVGETLVCGFDIPRLNALLNVAMPVPEAINSCLKTDKCSSH
- a CDS encoding heme-degrading domain-containing protein, producing the protein MNLDKDLERIALQEARLQFRSFDAHSAWALGSRLCPLAEQRHQAIIVEIQVGGNPLFLCTMPGTAPNNLDWARRKRNVVTLMQRSSYAVGLQLQKDGTTLSEQAGRDYAAHGGCFPILLRGTGCIGTIAVSGLPQRDDHELIVEILAEMLEERLEELALDAAT
- a CDS encoding DCC1-like thiol-disulfide oxidoreductase family protein; amino-acid sequence: MRSYVSPAKLVLPDISTEDFDPTPLGHSLEQLQQCLHARSASGEWFTGIDATLWSWRAAGVGRWVAPLAWRPLRPLFLLAYKLFSLARPHLAWLPHPDGSRRCRDVCPSDERGRH
- a CDS encoding thioredoxin family protein; protein product: MAMTSPPSSSEPTRAAVEALREPTVLEFGAAWCGHCQAAQPLIAKAFASHPKVGHIKIEDGKGRPLGRSYRVTLWPTLIFLDRGQEVARLVRPDDAQAIERALAMIDAAA
- a CDS encoding ZIP family metal transporter; the protein is MALLAQIEASPVIASGLALALLIVLMLLGSSLYNAFTGTHPENLRYALYGGGAGFAATGLGAFAAVALRRISVRIQDIMLGFGAGMMLAASSFSLILPGLEAAREITGSGLQAAASVVSGLALGVLLMLGLDRFTPHSHAGTGPCGPDSERIGRVWLFVLAITLHNLPEGMAIGVSFAGGDLGVGIPLASAIAIQDIPEGLAVAMALRATGLPMTGSVLVGLASGLMEPLGALVGIGISSGFALAYPVGMGLAAGAMVFVVSHEIIPETHRNGHQTPATLGLMAGFAVMMFLDTALG
- the cho gene encoding excinuclease Cho; the encoded protein is MLPAKRLLRPPTDLYEYPEHLREPIAAMPKAPGVYLFYGDSDSLPLYIGKSVDIRARLLAHLRTPEEARLLRQARRIEHIRTAGEIGALLLESRLIKERQPLYNKRLRRQRRLCSIRLADGKPEIVEAVSPGRGQPLYGLFRNRRVATEQLLVIADRHLLCLGLLGLERHIPGRACFRTQIGRCAGACVGRESREAHTARLLAVLAEREVFCWPYPGPVALHERSEGLEDYHVVDQWHFLGTYASLQEARQAPTGQPLPFDADSYKILLRPILQGGAGIIPLF